The following proteins come from a genomic window of Musa acuminata AAA Group cultivar baxijiao chromosome BXJ1-7, Cavendish_Baxijiao_AAA, whole genome shotgun sequence:
- the LOC135678741 gene encoding type I inositol polyphosphate 5-phosphatase 1-like — MAILLPSQQASVHSLPRKGEESGEQRRNIIAYRLLLTTPRKMQAPKKPGEVFWPKTVLKKWLNLRTNDSEFSADEGSNDSGLEEDDGECGGCEANEGKRARRFQTEANDDNLESIPYKLKRRNSETLRAQYINTKELRVCIGTWNVGGQFPPENLDVSEWVDMEEPADIYALGIQEIVPLNAGNIFGAEDSRPVTKWEDLIRDTLNRIRPIKPKYKCYSDPPSPSRFETSADATITMDELLSETDSDDDEEQLFSHTGSNVENPTSADDSKSSLDSNSDHAESDPPQELDPTKPPTTKRLQRLNHFTLLDYDVNSATTTTTTQQKKLLKTLSTAERIGLIWPEQPLDLLPEHALNKACSFRSNKSFRTHNPFNPVRGELKESSEIGLVPELDLNVVRCRKKRLAFVRIISKQMVGIYLSLWVRRSLRKHIRNLKVSTVGVGVMGYIGNKGSISVSMSVYQTLFCFICSHLSSGQQSGDELRRNADVQEIHRRTQFSKVARMGMPQTIHDHERIFWLGDLNYRIDLSFERTHELIASKNWSMLEGRDQLKRELKKGRAFDGWSEGAIDFPPTYKYEFNSTTYVGHDHRGGRRNPAWCDRILSFGKGVRLLSYIRSELKLSDHRPVTAIFMAEVEVFCHRKLQKALSLTDAEVEDGQTLPDLDFNHEMGHPVPGEVSCVFYHNKHSFI, encoded by the exons GTCTTCTGGCCCAAGACAGTTCTCAAGAAATGGCTAAATCTCAGAACCAATGACTCCGAGTTCAGCGCCGACGAAGGCAGCAACGATAGCGGTCTTGAAGAAGATGATGGAGAGTGCGGTGGTTGTGAGGCGAACGAGGGGAAGAGAGCGAGACGGTTTCAGACTGAGGCAAACG ATGACAACCTCGAGAGCATCCCCTACAAGTTGAAGAGGAGGAACTCGGAGACCCTTCGCGCACAGTATATTAACACCAAGGAACTCAG GGTCTGCATCGGGACATGGAATGTCGGGGGCCAATTTCCACCGGAGAACCTGGACGTATCAGAGTGGGTAGATATGGAGGAGCCTGCTGATATCTACGCACTCGG TATACAAGAAATTGTCCCCTTAAATGCGGGCAATATCTTTGGCGCCGAGGACAGTCGCCCAGTTACAAAATGGGAAGATCTCATTCGTGACACACTAAATAGGATTCGGCCCATCAAACCGAAGTACAAATGTTACAGCGATCCTCCTTCTCCATCCCGGTTCGAGACATCAGCAGATGCTACCATCACCATGGACGAACTGCTCTCTGAGACTGACAGTGACGACGATGAAGAACAACTTTTCAGTCATACTGGCAGCAACGTCGAGAACCCTACGAGTGCTGATGATTCGAAAAGCTCTCTGGATTCTAATTCTGATCATGCTGAATCAGACCCACCACAGGAACTTGATCCGACTAAGCCACCCACCACGAAGAGATTACAAAGGCTGAATCACTTCACTTTGTTAGATTATGATGTGAactcagcaacaacaacaacaacgaccCAGCAAAAGAAGCTGCTGAAGACTCTCAGCACCGCAGAGAGGATTGGGTTGATCTGGCCAGAACAGCCATTAGACTTGTTACCCGAGCATGCTTTAAACAAGGCATGTTCCTTTAGGTCAAATAAGTCTTTCAGAACTCACAATCCATTCAATCCGGTGCGTGGTGAGCTCAAGGAGTCATCAGAGATTGGTTTGGTTCCTGAGCTTGACTTGAACGTTGTCAGGTGTAGAAAGAAAAGACTGGCTTTTGTGAGGATAATAAGCAAACAAATGGTCGGAATCTACCTCTCATTATGGGTCCGCCGCAGCCTGAGGAAGCACATCCGCAACTTGAAGGTGTCTACTGTCGGTGTGGGTGTAATGGGTTACATCGGCAACAAA GGCTCCATATCAGTCAGCATGTCAGTCTATCAAACGCTCTTTTGCTTCATATGTAGCCACCTATCGTCAGGTCAACAAAGTGGGGACGAACTCCGAAGGAATGCAGATGTGCAAGAAATCCATCGCAGAACCCAGTTTAGCAAGGTTGCTCGTATGGGAATGCCCCAAACAATCCATGACCATGA AAGAATTTTCTGGCTGGGAGATCTAAACTACCGCATCGACTTGTCATTTGAGAGAACACACGAACTTATTGCCAGCAAAAATTGGAGTATGTTGGAAGGAAGGGACCAG CTGAAGCGGGAGCTGAAGAAAGGACGCGCTTTTGATGGGTGGTCAGAGGGTGCAATAGACTTTCCACCAACCTACAAGTACGAGTTCAACTCCACAACCTACGTCGGACACGACcacaggggaggaaggagaaatcCAGCTTG GTGCGACCGCATTCTTTCGTTCGGAAAGGGTGTGAGGCTTCTGAGCTACATAAGATCCGAACTGAAGCTTTCAGATCACCGTCCTGTCACCGCCATTTTCATGGCTGAGGTTGAGGTATTCTGTCACAGAAAACTGCAGAAGGCTCTGAGTCTAACAGATGCAGAGGTAGAAGATGGACAAACGTTGCCGGATTTGGATTTCAATCATGAGATGGGCCATCCAGTCCCAGGGGAAGTGAGTTGTGTATTCTACCATAACAAGCATTCTTTCATTTAG